Proteins co-encoded in one Erwinia sp. genomic window:
- the rpsB gene encoding 30S ribosomal protein S2 (ID:JIFNMEKO_00387;~source:Prodigal:2.6), producing the protein MATVSMRDMLQAGVHFGHQTRYWNPKMKPFIFGARNKVHIINLEKTVPMFNNALAELNKIASRKGKILFVGTKRAASEAVKDAALSCDQYFVNHRWLGGMLTNWKTVRQSIKRLKDLESQSQDGTFDKLTKKEALMRARELAKLENSLGGIKDMGGLPDALFVVDADHEHIAIKEANNLGIPVFSIVDTNSDPDGVDFIIPGNDDAIRAVTLYLTAVATTVREGRSQDLVQQAEETFSEAE; encoded by the coding sequence ATGGCAACTGTTTCCATGCGCGATATGCTTCAGGCTGGTGTTCACTTTGGTCACCAGACTCGTTACTGGAACCCGAAAATGAAACCTTTCATCTTCGGTGCACGTAATAAAGTGCATATCATCAACCTGGAAAAAACGGTACCGATGTTCAATAATGCCCTGGCTGAATTGAACAAGATCGCTTCCCGTAAAGGCAAAATTCTTTTCGTTGGCACCAAACGTGCGGCCAGCGAAGCGGTAAAAGATGCAGCACTGAGCTGTGACCAGTATTTCGTTAATCACCGTTGGTTAGGTGGTATGCTGACTAACTGGAAAACCGTACGTCAGTCAATCAAACGTCTGAAAGATCTTGAAAGTCAGTCTCAGGACGGCACTTTCGATAAACTGACCAAAAAAGAAGCGCTGATGCGTGCCCGTGAACTGGCCAAGCTGGAAAACAGCCTGGGTGGTATCAAAGATATGGGTGGTCTGCCAGATGCACTGTTTGTGGTTGATGCCGATCACGAACACATCGCTATCAAAGAAGCAAATAACCTGGGTATCCCGGTTTTTTCAATCGTTGATACTAACTCTGACCCGGATGGTGTTGATTTCATCATTCCTGGTAACGACGATGCTATCCGTGCAGTAACTCTGTATCTGACTGCTGTAGCAACGACAGTTCGTGAAGGTCGTTCTCAGGATCTGGTACAGCAAGCAGAAGAGACTTTCTCAGAAGCTGAATAA